A portion of the Thermomicrobiales bacterium genome contains these proteins:
- a CDS encoding FapA family protein has translation MIDRYGYCGRALYRRMSLIVVTILLLAVACGGVDNNDGSTSQSPGAASATSTLPAVSGSADKDVCANLGSQVNDDIDVPTSATCTLDGITVDGNVKLARNATLHAHGAAIKGDVQGEGPATVNVLDGSTVGGNVQVEHGGSVEVSNSRINGDIQLEENRGAIAINGNIVGGNIQLESNVRSIDLRENAVDGNLQCESNVSAPTGAGNTVTGDKEGQCSGL, from the coding sequence ATGATCGATCGATATGGGTATTGTGGTCGTGCTCTCTACCGCCGGATGTCGCTGATTGTCGTAACGATCTTGCTGCTGGCAGTTGCCTGCGGCGGAGTCGATAACAACGACGGCAGCACATCGCAATCTCCCGGAGCGGCATCTGCAACAAGCACGCTGCCGGCAGTTTCAGGGAGTGCTGACAAAGACGTCTGCGCAAACCTTGGCAGCCAGGTGAACGACGATATTGACGTGCCGACCAGCGCGACCTGCACGCTCGACGGCATCACCGTCGATGGCAACGTCAAGCTCGCCCGCAACGCGACGCTCCATGCCCATGGCGCAGCGATCAAAGGCGACGTACAAGGCGAAGGTCCCGCAACCGTGAACGTGCTGGATGGTTCGACGGTAGGCGGCAACGTTCAGGTTGAGCACGGCGGCAGCGTTGAAGTCTCGAACTCACGCATCAATGGTGACATTCAGCTTGAGGAGAATCGCGGCGCGATCGCCATCAACGGCAACATCGTGGGCGGCAACATTCAATTGGAGAGCAACGTCCGCAGCATCGACCTGCGCGAAAACGCAGTTGACGGCAACCTGCAGTGCGAATCAAACGTCTCCGCGCCAACCGGTGCGGGCAACACCGTTACGGGCGACAAGGAAGGGCAGTGTTCGGGGCTGTAG
- a CDS encoding MFS transporter translates to MSDRRRQRDIWSRLPRGLAAFRYRNYRLFWFGQLISVTGTWMQSLAQSWLVLTLTPSAFLLGLVSVFQFAPVLAIGLFAGVIVDRVRKRNLLVVTQALSGVLAGLLAVLTWSGHIELWMVYAIAFLLGTVNAFDMPTRQAFVVEMVGKDDLMNAIALNSSLFNAARIIGPAVAGVLLAAVGPAAAFGINSLSYLAVIAGLLMMKLGPHVDVARGRGLEQLRQGLHYVRSTESILRPIMLVGLVATFGMTFNVWIPLLAKQDLHSGAGGFGLLMAASGVGSLIGALALAFLVTSVKRWMLYSTAGALGALDIVLALVGAIPLAIGIAMLVLAAIGFCSTTTMAMANTTVQTSAPDELRGRVMSVYTTVFAGTAPFGALIAGAIASSFGTPVSLLVGGIVTVAAVASVAFWNQLRRSLPVRAEQME, encoded by the coding sequence GTGAGCGACAGACGACGACAACGAGACATCTGGTCGCGATTGCCGCGCGGACTGGCCGCATTTCGCTACCGCAACTACCGTCTGTTCTGGTTCGGACAGCTCATCTCGGTCACCGGCACATGGATGCAGTCGCTGGCGCAATCCTGGCTGGTTCTGACGCTGACACCTTCGGCGTTCCTGCTGGGGTTGGTCAGCGTCTTCCAGTTCGCACCGGTCCTGGCAATCGGTCTCTTCGCTGGAGTGATCGTCGACCGGGTGCGCAAGCGCAATCTGCTCGTCGTCACACAAGCGCTCTCCGGCGTGCTGGCCGGTCTGCTGGCTGTTCTGACGTGGAGCGGTCACATCGAGCTCTGGATGGTTTACGCGATCGCCTTCCTGCTCGGGACCGTGAACGCATTCGATATGCCAACCCGCCAGGCATTCGTCGTCGAGATGGTCGGCAAGGACGACCTGATGAACGCCATCGCGCTGAACTCCTCGTTGTTCAATGCGGCCCGCATCATCGGGCCGGCGGTGGCTGGCGTGCTGCTTGCCGCTGTCGGTCCGGCAGCGGCGTTCGGGATCAACTCGCTGTCCTATCTGGCAGTGATAGCCGGCTTGCTGATGATGAAGCTCGGGCCGCACGTCGATGTCGCGCGCGGACGCGGCCTCGAGCAGTTGCGCCAGGGCCTGCACTACGTCCGATCGACAGAGAGCATCCTGCGACCGATCATGCTTGTCGGCCTGGTGGCCACGTTCGGGATGACCTTCAATGTCTGGATCCCGCTGCTTGCCAAGCAGGATCTGCATAGTGGTGCCGGTGGTTTTGGACTGTTGATGGCCGCTTCTGGCGTTGGCTCGCTAATCGGTGCGCTCGCCCTGGCCTTCCTCGTCACGTCGGTCAAGCGCTGGATGCTGTACTCGACCGCCGGAGCCCTTGGCGCGCTCGACATCGTGCTTGCGCTAGTCGGCGCAATCCCACTGGCTATCGGGATCGCGATGCTCGTGCTGGCAGCCATCGGCTTCTGCTCAACAACGACGATGGCGATGGCGAACACGACTGTCCAGACGAGCGCCCCAGACGAGCTGCGCGGGCGCGTCATGAGCGTCTACACGACCGTCTTCGCCGGCACAGCGCCGTTCGGTGCACTGATCGCCGGAGCGATCGCCAGCAGCTTCGGCACGCCCGTTTCACTCCTCGTCGGCGGCATTGTCACGGTCGCAGCCGTCGCGTCTGTCGCCTTCTGGAATCAGCTCCGCCGCAGCCTGCCGGTTCGAGCGGAGCAGATGGAGTAG
- a CDS encoding DHA2 family efflux MFS transporter permease subunit: MATTVSPRPATMPADAETEPTRNPWLILVVLCAAVFMLLLDSTVVNIAQRKIQIGLGATLSEIQWVLDSYILAYAVLLLSFGRLGDIFGRKKLFIVGMAIFTAASALCGVSSWLGDLVGISGVNALILARVLQGVGGAFMMPQTLSLITVVFPPDKRGAAMGIWGGIVALGAVIGPIVGGFIVTDYAWEWVFLINVPVGIIAILATIAIVPESVDPHASRRIDWGGVVLSGTGIFAIVYALIEANSMGWTDPLIVGLFILGVVLLAAFVWWEKRLEDPLMKLELFALRNFSVGNVIAFVVAFGMLGIFFPMTLFLQGVLGFSPIRAGMTMIPMSVMIMVVAPLSGRLSDRIGARWILTGGLALITVGILLIIASIDTSTTWQSLFPSLIVTGTGMGMTFAPMTAAAMREVPPRIAGSASGILNTTRNVGQVLGIAVLGSVLQSWVGIYTGDRLEGIALDPAVRERLVTAIKSSQFELVQQIVPQDQAALLPQIFNEIQLAFVSGIHNTFLVSAAICALGAATALLIRNDV, from the coding sequence ATGGCAACAACCGTATCCCCGCGCCCGGCAACAATGCCGGCCGATGCGGAAACTGAACCGACGCGAAATCCGTGGCTGATTCTGGTCGTCCTGTGCGCAGCGGTCTTCATGCTGCTACTGGACTCGACGGTCGTCAACATCGCACAACGCAAGATCCAGATCGGCCTCGGTGCCACGCTCTCCGAGATCCAGTGGGTGCTTGACTCCTATATCCTGGCCTACGCCGTTCTGCTGCTTTCGTTCGGTCGCCTGGGCGACATCTTCGGGCGCAAGAAGCTGTTCATCGTCGGTATGGCGATATTTACGGCGGCATCGGCGCTATGCGGGGTTTCGAGCTGGCTCGGCGATCTGGTCGGCATATCCGGCGTCAACGCCCTCATTCTGGCGCGCGTGCTTCAGGGCGTCGGTGGTGCGTTCATGATGCCGCAAACTCTCTCACTCATTACTGTTGTCTTCCCGCCTGACAAGCGCGGCGCAGCGATGGGGATCTGGGGCGGCATCGTCGCGCTCGGCGCGGTGATTGGGCCGATTGTCGGCGGCTTCATCGTGACCGACTACGCCTGGGAGTGGGTCTTCCTGATCAACGTCCCGGTCGGCATCATCGCGATCCTGGCGACGATTGCGATCGTTCCGGAGTCCGTGGACCCGCACGCCAGCCGACGGATCGATTGGGGCGGCGTCGTGCTCTCAGGCACCGGAATCTTCGCGATCGTCTATGCGCTCATCGAGGCGAACAGCATGGGCTGGACCGATCCGTTGATCGTCGGCCTGTTCATTCTCGGCGTCGTGTTGCTGGCAGCATTCGTCTGGTGGGAGAAGCGGCTCGAAGATCCGCTGATGAAACTCGAGCTGTTCGCACTGCGCAACTTCTCAGTTGGCAACGTCATCGCCTTCGTCGTCGCCTTCGGTATGCTCGGCATCTTCTTCCCGATGACGCTGTTCCTGCAGGGCGTCCTGGGCTTCTCCCCAATCCGTGCCGGGATGACGATGATCCCGATGTCAGTGATGATCATGGTCGTCGCTCCACTCAGCGGACGGCTCTCGGACCGCATTGGCGCGCGCTGGATCCTGACTGGCGGGCTGGCGCTCATCACGGTCGGCATCCTGCTCATCATCGCGTCGATCGATACGTCGACGACCTGGCAGTCGCTGTTCCCGTCGCTAATCGTGACCGGCACCGGGATGGGCATGACCTTCGCCCCGATGACGGCAGCGGCGATGCGCGAGGTTCCGCCACGGATCGCCGGTAGCGCCTCCGGTATCCTGAACACGACGCGCAACGTCGGGCAAGTGCTCGGGATCGCGGTTCTCGGTTCGGTGCTACAGTCCTGGGTGGGTATCTACACCGGCGATCGACTCGAAGGTATCGCGCTCGATCCGGCAGTCCGGGAGCGGCTCGTCACCGCGATCAAGAGTAGTCAGTTCGAGCTGGTGCAGCAGATCGTGCCGCAGGATCAGGCGGCGTTGCTACCGCAGATCTTCAACGAGATCCAGCTGGCGTTCGTCTCCGGCATCCACAACACGTTCCTTGTGAGCGCGGCTATCTGCGCTCTCGGAGCCGCGACGGCGCTCCTGATCCGAAACGACGTGTAA
- a CDS encoding carbon-nitrogen hydrolase family protein, whose protein sequence is MGDTMRVGLVQINTQADKEANLQRAEELIDEAVAKGARFVVLPEYVSFLGPRDQHQAIAEPIPGPTTERFAAKARLHGIYLHGGSIHELSETDGKFYNTSVVVNPQGEIIATYRKIHLFDIDLTGNVTANESSTILPGDEIVTAEIDGHTVGLSICYDLRFPELYRLLALSGAEVLLVPAAFTMFTGKDHWHVLLRARAIENQTWVLAPGQFGAHEPNAQCYGHSLIIDPWGTVVADASNGEGVVVADLDFDALRKIRTQLPSLANRRPATYREKVEV, encoded by the coding sequence ATGGGCGACACGATGCGGGTTGGGCTCGTGCAGATCAACACGCAGGCTGATAAGGAAGCGAACCTCCAGCGTGCCGAGGAGCTGATCGACGAAGCAGTTGCGAAGGGAGCGCGCTTTGTTGTGCTGCCGGAGTACGTCAGCTTTCTTGGGCCACGCGATCAGCATCAGGCCATTGCGGAGCCGATCCCCGGCCCGACGACCGAGCGCTTCGCCGCGAAGGCGCGCCTGCATGGGATCTACCTGCACGGCGGCTCGATTCACGAGCTGTCGGAGACTGACGGCAAGTTCTACAACACGTCGGTCGTCGTCAATCCGCAGGGCGAGATCATTGCAACCTATCGCAAGATCCATCTGTTCGATATCGACCTGACCGGCAATGTAACAGCCAATGAATCATCGACGATTCTGCCGGGCGACGAGATCGTGACCGCCGAAATCGACGGACATACCGTCGGACTCTCCATCTGCTACGACCTGCGATTCCCCGAGCTGTACCGGCTGCTGGCGCTGTCCGGCGCAGAGGTGCTGCTCGTCCCGGCCGCATTCACGATGTTCACCGGCAAGGATCACTGGCACGTCCTGCTGCGCGCCCGAGCGATCGAGAACCAGACCTGGGTCCTCGCTCCGGGACAGTTCGGCGCGCACGAGCCAAACGCGCAGTGCTACGGCCACAGCCTGATTATCGATCCCTGGGGCACGGTCGTCGCCGACGCCTCCAACGGTGAGGGCGTTGTCGTCGCCGACCTCGACTTCGATGCGCTGCGGAAAATCCGCACCCAGCTCCCCTCCCTCGCCAACCGCCGACCAGCGACGTACCGCGAGAAGGTGGAAGTGTAG
- a CDS encoding DsrE-related protein, whose product MKVAYVFSTSGHTASYKLGKMILPQLEEGRHGVEVVGMMFFDDNTYVLRSGDPVGERLAKVAAEQNILLMLCDQCAIERGLATGEPGDCQVSGTVAGVHVGCFPDLYGALAGNPPDHVITL is encoded by the coding sequence ATGAAAGTCGCTTACGTTTTCAGCACATCCGGCCATACTGCCAGTTACAAGCTGGGCAAGATGATCCTGCCGCAGCTGGAGGAGGGTCGGCACGGGGTTGAGGTCGTCGGGATGATGTTCTTTGACGACAACACCTATGTCCTGCGCTCTGGCGATCCGGTCGGCGAGCGACTGGCGAAGGTAGCCGCCGAGCAGAACATTTTGCTGATGCTCTGCGATCAGTGCGCCATCGAGCGCGGCCTCGCCACCGGCGAACCGGGCGATTGCCAGGTGAGTGGCACGGTTGCGGGCGTACACGTCGGCTGCTTCCCCGATCTCTACGGCGCGCTGGCCGGAAATCCGCCGGACCACGTCATCACGCTCTAG
- a CDS encoding cold shock domain-containing protein has product MPQGTIKTILPDKGFGFITPDGAPSRGSDVFFHQSALLSGFIADLHEGQQVEYDVEPDPRHPERNRASNVRIVDEE; this is encoded by the coding sequence ATGCCACAAGGGACCATCAAGACGATTCTTCCCGACAAGGGTTTCGGGTTCATCACGCCGGACGGCGCACCCAGCCGTGGGTCGGACGTCTTCTTTCATCAGTCAGCGCTGCTGAGCGGCTTCATTGCCGATCTGCACGAAGGCCAGCAGGTTGAGTATGACGTAGAGCCGGACCCACGCCACCCGGAGCGCAACCGCGCCTCGAACGTCCGGATCGTCGACGAGGAGTAG
- a CDS encoding MarR family transcriptional regulator, translated as MAMPTDEQQIDEALAVLPVIGRRLYASLMEHPMNSGRSLGQVKSLGFLHRAGASTLGELARGLGISLPTASELVDRLVDDGLVIREVDPDDRRRVRIDLTPLARDLGKHFHDMRRAQVRAALESLPDEQRAAFVPALRALAMAMEREPRDLSGCPLAPSTLPPPDTPESSS; from the coding sequence ATGGCTATGCCAACCGACGAACAACAGATAGATGAAGCACTGGCAGTGCTGCCTGTTATTGGCCGCCGACTCTATGCCTCGCTGATGGAGCACCCGATGAACTCGGGGCGCTCGCTCGGACAGGTCAAGTCGCTTGGGTTCCTGCATCGGGCTGGCGCGTCGACACTTGGCGAGCTCGCACGCGGTCTGGGCATCTCCCTGCCAACTGCGTCCGAGCTGGTCGATCGTCTTGTCGACGATGGACTCGTGATCCGCGAAGTCGATCCCGACGATCGCCGTCGGGTGCGGATCGATCTTACGCCGCTGGCTCGCGACCTCGGCAAGCATTTCCACGACATGCGGCGCGCGCAGGTGCGGGCTGCTCTGGAATCGCTGCCCGACGAGCAGCGCGCGGCATTCGTTCCGGCGTTGCGCGCGCTGGCAATGGCGATGGAGCGTGAGCCGCGTGATCTGTCCGGCTGCCCGCTAGCACCAAGCACGCTGCCACCGCCTGACACACCCGAGTCGTCGTCATAG
- a CDS encoding creatininase family protein translates to MLEQPWSDFDAIREKTDLVIVPTGATEVYGTHLPVGTDTIVVTHIAKLVGAQLGAPVLPTLPVGFSRSLGDFPGTLTVSTATLTAYVRESVESVISWGFHRVLFINSHRGNIGPIGEVAMSLQSNHGVRCAQVFWWDYVAALVKDVVDTGAHANGHASEIGTSIMLHLEPDFVVRDRIADHTPTAAVPYADIIQYKGMHARSDTGVVGNPAVATAEKGAEIIRRGVDRIVAFVTDEFSD, encoded by the coding sequence ATGCTCGAACAACCCTGGTCTGACTTCGACGCAATTCGCGAGAAGACTGATCTCGTCATCGTGCCAACTGGCGCCACTGAAGTCTATGGGACCCACTTACCGGTCGGTACAGACACAATCGTGGTCACCCACATTGCGAAGCTGGTTGGCGCACAGCTTGGCGCGCCGGTGCTGCCAACCTTGCCAGTCGGGTTCTCCCGCTCGCTCGGCGACTTTCCAGGCACCTTGACGGTCTCAACGGCGACGTTGACAGCCTATGTGCGCGAGTCAGTTGAAAGCGTCATCTCGTGGGGGTTCCACCGCGTCCTCTTTATCAATAGTCATCGCGGAAACATCGGCCCAATCGGTGAGGTCGCCATGTCGCTGCAGAGCAATCACGGTGTTCGCTGCGCGCAAGTCTTCTGGTGGGATTACGTCGCAGCACTCGTCAAAGACGTAGTTGACACCGGCGCGCACGCCAACGGACATGCCTCCGAAATCGGCACATCGATCATGCTGCACCTTGAGCCAGACTTCGTCGTTCGCGACCGGATTGCAGATCACACCCCGACGGCAGCGGTGCCGTACGCCGACATCATCCAGTACAAGGGCATGCATGCGCGCTCCGACACCGGAGTAGTCGGCAATCCTGCTGTCGCCACTGCAGAAAAGGGTGCGGAGATCATCCGGCGCGGTGTCGACCGCATCGTCGCGTTCGTGACAGACGAGTTTTCTGATTGA
- a CDS encoding LLM class flavin-dependent oxidoreductase — protein MKVGTILMLGGNGDNPNPRPYAEVRDQALQAEQDGFDSVWIYDHLLYRFPDTPEFGIWEGWTILSALCEATSRVELGQLVMCAAWRNPALLAKMAVTADEVSGGRVILGLGAGWHQPEFEAFGYPFHHLGTQFEEALSIIRPLLRDGSVDMQGAFFSANDAAMIPRGPRPGSPPVLIAARGPRMLRLTAEHADMWNAAWFGGTRLFLDRLAEMTAACDEVGRDISTLEVTVGINVAFSHLGETAGDDHDPDKVLLGSPTEVAQGLKAFADLGVSHAICNPTPHTPAGFAALGEALAIYRSL, from the coding sequence GTGAAGGTAGGCACGATTCTGATGCTTGGTGGGAACGGGGATAACCCGAACCCACGACCATACGCCGAAGTACGCGACCAGGCATTGCAGGCGGAGCAGGACGGATTCGACTCCGTCTGGATCTACGACCATCTGCTCTATCGTTTTCCTGATACGCCGGAGTTCGGCATCTGGGAGGGCTGGACGATTCTCTCGGCGCTCTGCGAAGCGACCAGCCGCGTGGAGCTTGGGCAGCTTGTGATGTGTGCGGCATGGCGAAATCCGGCACTGCTGGCGAAGATGGCGGTAACGGCCGACGAGGTGTCCGGCGGCAGAGTGATCCTCGGGCTCGGCGCAGGTTGGCACCAGCCAGAGTTCGAGGCGTTTGGCTATCCATTCCATCATCTCGGCACGCAGTTCGAGGAAGCGCTCTCGATCATTCGCCCGCTGCTGCGCGACGGCTCGGTCGATATGCAGGGCGCGTTTTTCTCGGCCAACGACGCGGCGATGATTCCACGTGGCCCGCGGCCCGGTAGCCCGCCGGTGCTGATCGCGGCCCGTGGTCCACGGATGCTCCGGCTCACTGCCGAGCACGCCGACATGTGGAACGCGGCCTGGTTTGGTGGGACCCGCCTCTTCCTGGACCGTCTCGCGGAGATGACCGCCGCCTGCGACGAGGTCGGGCGTGACATCTCGACGCTCGAGGTGACGGTCGGCATCAATGTCGCGTTCAGCCATCTCGGCGAGACGGCGGGCGATGACCATGACCCGGACAAGGTACTGCTCGGCAGCCCAACCGAGGTCGCACAGGGCCTGAAGGCGTTTGCGGATCTCGGCGTATCGCACGCCATCTGCAACCCCACCCCGCACACGCCAGCCGGCTTTGCGGCGCTCGGCGAGGCGCTCGCGATCTACCGCTCCCTCTAA
- a CDS encoding metalloregulator ArsR/SmtB family transcription factor, producing MARPRKVDQLRQPTPNTAEVVHLDAVRAARKAVPSQSVLAGTTELFGALADPTRLRILAALAEQELCVGDVAAIAGLSQSAASHQLRVLRDRGLVRFRREGRLAYYTLDDDHVVGLLGQALDHVTHRMEEGA from the coding sequence ATGGCTAGACCACGCAAGGTCGATCAACTGCGCCAGCCGACTCCAAATACCGCAGAGGTCGTTCATCTGGACGCCGTTCGTGCCGCACGGAAAGCAGTGCCATCCCAGTCGGTACTGGCAGGAACCACCGAGCTGTTTGGCGCGCTGGCCGATCCGACACGCCTGCGGATTTTGGCGGCACTGGCCGAACAGGAGCTCTGCGTCGGCGATGTCGCCGCGATTGCCGGATTGAGCCAATCCGCCGCATCGCATCAACTGCGCGTGCTGCGCGATCGAGGACTGGTGCGCTTCCGTCGCGAGGGTCGCCTCGCCTACTACACACTCGATGACGATCACGTTGTCGGTCTGCTGGGGCAGGCACTGGATCACGTCACGCATCGGATGGAGGAAGGCGCATGA
- a CDS encoding RraA family protein, which translates to MIIINERVDPGVPADLLERLRAIPPATIGHVLHFGFMDNALRPAGKRKFTVCGPAFTVRAMAVDSSIVHVAIDRAQPGDILVIDRNGDDKHACWGEMTSLAAHVKGLGATIVDGPLTDVIEIEEMGYLVFSRGISPITTRGMGLTGEINTVVQCGGVSVSPGDIILADDNGILALKPEQIPMLVERCEPLAQAEPEKRRRLLSGEPLPDISSANRKVAATLEAQRGH; encoded by the coding sequence ATGATCATCATTAACGAGCGTGTCGATCCGGGTGTGCCTGCTGACCTTCTCGAACGCCTGCGCGCCATCCCGCCGGCCACGATTGGCCACGTCCTCCACTTTGGCTTCATGGACAACGCCCTGCGCCCGGCCGGCAAGCGCAAGTTCACAGTCTGTGGGCCGGCCTTCACCGTCCGCGCGATGGCGGTCGACAGCTCGATTGTCCATGTCGCGATCGATCGCGCACAGCCGGGCGACATCCTGGTAATCGACCGCAACGGCGATGACAAGCACGCCTGCTGGGGTGAGATGACCTCGCTCGCTGCACACGTCAAGGGGCTCGGCGCGACCATCGTCGATGGACCGTTGACTGATGTCATCGAGATCGAAGAGATGGGCTACCTCGTGTTCAGCCGCGGCATCTCGCCAATCACGACGCGAGGGATGGGTCTCACTGGCGAAATCAACACAGTCGTGCAGTGCGGCGGCGTCAGCGTTTCCCCCGGCGACATCATTCTGGCCGATGACAACGGGATTCTGGCGCTAAAGCCGGAGCAGATCCCAATGCTCGTCGAGCGCTGCGAGCCGCTGGCACAGGCCGAACCGGAGAAGCGTCGTCGTCTGCTGTCCGGCGAACCGCTGCCAGACATATCGAGCGCAAATCGCAAAGTTGCAGCGACGCTCGAGGCGCAGCGCGGTCACTAA
- the cadA gene encoding cadmium-translocating P-type ATPase — MSATARLPLSGLLTPEVAACEQCRGRLVSSLRTVTGVSSANLESSGVALALAYDPSLTSTTALEEAVRAEGRDLATEFVHEVWPVEGMDCADCARNIERGVARLTGVQSAEVNFAGARLAVEYAAAETNPATIARTVQSMGYRLGHDESAEMSSGRLRSILTDRKNLLVLAGLGLTVVGIALAVAGAPESASIAAWAAAVAVAGWPVARKGIATIRATHRLDINALMMIAVVGAALIGEWLEAATVVVLFSLGEALERYTMDRARNSIRSLMALAPAEALVRHGDHEHRVPVAEVSPGDVVIVRPGERLPVDGVIVAGASAVNQAPVTGESIPVDVAHGASVFAGTINGQGVLDVQASRKAADSTIARIIRMVEAAQSQRAPSQRFVDTFAMYYTPAVIAIAAAVAVLPPLLGGGDWAGWLYRALVLLVIACPCALVISTPVSIVAAISAAARSGVLIKGGAHLEAAGSLRALAFDKTGTLTVGQPRVVSIEPLDGRSADEILALAAAVERYSEHPLGEAIVTAAHDRKINTGNQIVSDVSATTGRGISARVGVTFVRIGSSSMLSADLAAPEAAQLAALEERGQTTVLIEEDGRLVGMIGMADQVRPEAREAIAAIERAGIRETVMLTGDRPVVAQAIAQQAGVDDVRAGLLPDDKVTVIEELLERHGRVGMVGDGVNDAPALARATVGIAMGAAGTDTALETADIALMGDDLGKLAFTVRLSRSAKRIIAQNIGFALILKVVFLVLAVGGAATLWEAVFADVGASLIVILNGMRLLRQSE, encoded by the coding sequence ATGAGTGCGACAGCTCGACTCCCGCTGTCCGGATTGCTGACGCCGGAGGTGGCTGCCTGCGAGCAGTGCCGAGGTCGCCTGGTCAGCAGTCTGCGCACCGTGACCGGCGTATCCAGTGCCAACCTCGAATCAAGCGGAGTGGCGCTTGCTCTCGCCTACGACCCATCACTGACATCGACGACGGCCCTGGAGGAGGCTGTCCGGGCCGAGGGCCGCGATCTGGCCACTGAGTTCGTCCACGAAGTGTGGCCGGTCGAGGGGATGGACTGCGCCGATTGCGCTCGTAACATCGAGCGCGGCGTTGCGCGGTTGACCGGTGTCCAGAGCGCCGAAGTGAACTTTGCCGGCGCACGGCTGGCTGTTGAATACGCCGCTGCTGAAACCAATCCGGCGACGATTGCACGAACAGTCCAGTCGATGGGCTATCGGCTCGGGCATGACGAGTCAGCCGAGATGTCATCCGGACGTCTGCGCAGCATCCTTACCGACCGCAAGAACCTGCTCGTGCTGGCCGGTCTTGGCCTGACTGTTGTTGGCATCGCGCTTGCCGTCGCAGGCGCGCCCGAGTCAGCATCGATCGCCGCTTGGGCCGCGGCGGTCGCCGTCGCCGGCTGGCCGGTTGCCCGCAAGGGTATCGCGACGATCCGGGCGACCCATCGGCTGGACATCAACGCGCTGATGATGATTGCCGTGGTCGGGGCCGCCCTCATTGGCGAATGGCTCGAGGCTGCGACGGTTGTTGTCCTGTTCTCACTTGGAGAGGCGCTTGAGCGCTACACGATGGATCGCGCGCGGAATTCGATTCGGTCGCTAATGGCGCTGGCACCGGCCGAGGCGCTGGTGCGCCACGGCGACCACGAGCATCGTGTGCCGGTTGCCGAGGTCTCGCCCGGCGATGTCGTGATCGTCCGTCCGGGAGAGCGTCTGCCGGTCGATGGCGTCATTGTCGCTGGTGCTTCGGCAGTCAATCAGGCTCCGGTTACTGGTGAGAGCATCCCGGTTGATGTCGCTCACGGTGCAAGTGTTTTCGCTGGGACCATCAATGGCCAGGGCGTGCTCGATGTGCAGGCATCCCGCAAGGCCGCCGATTCGACAATCGCCCGCATCATTCGCATGGTCGAGGCGGCGCAATCGCAACGCGCGCCGTCGCAACGCTTCGTCGATACCTTCGCGATGTACTACACCCCGGCAGTGATCGCGATCGCCGCCGCCGTCGCCGTCCTGCCGCCGCTCCTCGGTGGCGGGGATTGGGCCGGTTGGCTCTACCGCGCGCTCGTCCTGCTGGTGATTGCCTGTCCGTGCGCACTCGTGATCTCAACACCGGTATCGATCGTCGCCGCGATCTCGGCGGCTGCGCGAAGTGGCGTGCTGATCAAGGGCGGAGCGCATCTGGAGGCGGCCGGCTCGCTGCGCGCGCTCGCTTTCGACAAGACCGGCACGTTGACCGTTGGCCAGCCGCGCGTTGTCTCGATCGAGCCGCTCGATGGCCGCTCAGCAGACGAGATCCTGGCGCTCGCCGCAGCTGTGGAACGCTACTCCGAACATCCGTTGGGTGAGGCGATCGTCACAGCCGCACACGACCGCAAGATCAACACTGGCAACCAGATCGTGTCCGACGTCAGCGCCACCACTGGACGCGGCATCAGCGCGCGCGTCGGTGTCACGTTCGTCCGCATCGGCTCAAGCAGCATGCTGTCCGCCGACCTTGCTGCACCGGAAGCCGCGCAACTGGCGGCGCTGGAGGAGCGCGGCCAGACGACGGTGCTAATCGAGGAGGACGGACGACTCGTCGGCATGATCGGCATGGCTGATCAGGTGCGGCCCGAGGCGCGCGAAGCCATCGCCGCCATCGAGCGGGCCGGCATCCGCGAGACAGTGATGCTCACCGGAGACCGCCCGGTCGTCGCGCAGGCAATCGCCCAGCAGGCTGGTGTCGACGATGTCCGCGCCGGGCTGCTGCCGGACGACAAAGTCACCGTCATTGAGGAGCTGCTGGAACGCCACGGTCGCGTCGGTATGGTTGGCGACGGCGTCAACGACGCACCCGCGCTTGCGCGTGCCACAGTTGGCATCGCGATGGGTGCGGCCGGCACCGACACCGCTCTGGAGACCGCCGACATCGCACTAATGGGCGACGATCTCGGCAAGCTCGCCTTCACCGTCCGCCTGTCACGCTCGGCCAAGCGCATCATTGCTCAGAACATCGGCTTCGCGCTGATCCTGAAGGTCGTGTTCCTCGTCCTGGCAGTCGGCGGTGCAGCCACTCTCTGGGAGGCAGTCTTCGCCGACGTCGGTGCCTCACTGATCGTCATCCTTAATGGTATGCGGCTGTTGCGGCAGAGCGAGTAG